Genomic segment of Drosophila ananassae strain 14024-0371.13 chromosome 2L, ASM1763931v2, whole genome shotgun sequence:
TTTGACGCCAAACGCGCGTCGTACGCAGATCGCTCGAGAAACCCTccgatatataaatatatattcgaCTCATCCCCGATCCAGCCGGTGTTTTTGTGGAGGAGCATTAAGAAATGGGTAAGCCTGGCCGTGCATATAAAGTGCAGATCGGTGAACGAACTTGAGGCCTGCAGCATTATGGACACATAACCTTAGCTGTTCCATAAATACAATCCGTAAAACCAATGTGGGCTTGGACttcatttaattattatatatgcAAGTCGCGTGGATCTTGAAAAACAAGTAATCATGGCCGGGAATCGATTCGTGTACTGAGAAAAGGCTAAAAAGAATTGTAGGAGCACTAAAAAAggttttagattttaaatacccaaaaaaaattcttcGCTTAATGATTACactaaatttcaattttaaaatactttacGAAATAAGAAGTTTAAATTGAAACGTCAAAACACTTTATATTTGAACTTTAATAGCTCCTAAAAAttctttttaattgaaaaatgctAGATAACGACTATAAAACCAGGAACAGGAAAAGGaatttaaaaagtatataatcatatattattatttaaaaaaatttttttttatttcagtgcATTATCTGGCGCTTCTTGTGCTGGGCGTACTCTCTTCCTGGCCAGGTGGAGTCTCGGCTGGTGACCAACCTGCTCGGATCGTCTGCTATTTCAGCAACTGGGCTGTGTATCGTCCCGGAGTTGGTCGATATGGACTCGAGGATGTGCCCACCGACCTTTGCACCCATATTATATACTCCTTTATTGGAGTAAACGACAAAAGCTGGGATGTTTTGGTGATCGATCCGGAGTTGGATGTGGATCAAGGAGGATTCAGCAAGTTCACACAGCTAAAAAAGACTCATCCAAATGTAAAGCTCGAAGTGGCAGTTGGCGGTTGGGCCGAAGGTGGTTCCAAGTACTCGCAAATGGTAGCTGTACGAGAAAGACGCCAGAGTTTCATACGCAGTGTGGTACAGTTCATGCGGCAGTATAGTTTCGATGGCTTTGATCTGGACTGGGAGTATCCGGGAGCCACGGATCGCGGTGGTACTTTTGGAGACAAGGATAAGTTCCTGTACTTTGTTCAGGAATTGCGACGAGCCTTCGACCGCGAAGGAAAGGGTTGGGAGATAACCATGGCGGTCCCTGTAGCCAAATTCCGACTTCAAGAGGGCTACCACGTTCCAGAGTTGTGCGAGTAAGTCCTACTAATATTTACGTTGTggtataattattaaattctgATGTATTTAGGTTGCTCGACGCTATTCATGCTATGACCTATGATCTTCGTGGAAACTGGGCCGGATTCGCCGACGTTCACAGCCCGCTGTACAAAAGAAAACACGACCAGTACGCCTACGAACGCCTGAATGTGGTAAGTGAGgggatttaaaataaaatgtttctgGTTAAAAACATCTTATATCCAAGAACGACGGCCTGGCACTGTGGGAGGAGATGGGCTGTCCGGCCAATAAGCTGGTAGTGGGCATTCCCTTCTACGGACGCACTTTTACTCTGAGCAACTCCAACAAAAACTACAACATGGGCACCTACATCAACAAGGAGGCTGGCGGTGGTGCCCCGGGTCCGTACACAAATGCAAGCGGGTTCCTGGCTTACTACGAGATCTGCACTGAGGTTATGGACAAGTCCAAGGGATGGACTCTGGAGTGGGACGATGCGGGAATGGTTCCCTTCACTTACAAGGACACTCAGTGGGTGGGTTACGAAAATGAGGCCTCCGTCCAGATCAAGATGGATTTCATCAAAAATCGTGGGTATGCTGGAGCCATGACGTGGGCCATTGACATGGATGATTTTCACGGATTATGTGGAAGGAAGAATGGGCTCATGCAGATTCTATACGACAACATGAAGAGTTATCGGGTTCCAGAGCCAACCAGGGAGACTACGCCAAGAGTAAATGACTTTCTTTAAATCTGAAAATCATTATGGTGTTAATTAATACTTTAATTTTATAGCCGGAGTGGGCTAAACCACCTGCAACACCGCCAAATCCAGATGAGGGTCCAGTCGCGCAAGCTAAACCAACAACCACTACCACTCGCAGACCTAAGCCAAAACCCCAGCCAACATCTAGTTCAGTTAGCACCACTTTAGCACCTGTGCCATCTTTGGGTAGCAGCACCCCCAAACCAACTACAAAGGTTAAAagctttaaaataatatattttgattGCTATTAACTAAATCCTTTACTTTTAGAAACCCAAAAAACCGAAGAAGACCACCACCACAACAACTACCACTACTACACCAGCTCCTGAGAAAACCACTGAAGATCCTGGAGAAATTGTCGATCCAGAGCAATCAGTGAGCACACAGTTCGACCCCAGCGAAATTGATTGCACCAACAGAGATTTTGTGCCACATCCTAATTGTAGGAAGGTAAAATAAGAATTATAAGAATACATCAAACATTCAACTTAATTTCTAATACTTTTCAGTACTTCCGTTGTGTTCATGGGAAGCCAGTCGAGTTTGAATGCAAAGAGGGCACAGCCTTCCATACAGTCCTAAACGTTTGCGATTGGATTGAGAACAGCGATCGTTATTATTGCACACGTTCAAAGAAGAAGTCAGAGGGCAACGAAGCCCACTaattacaaataaatacatatatttatcattatttttaaattacgAAAAACGACATAAAATCTAAGATTAGACCGAACACTGCAGTTAGGATTAaggtatttaaaataattttaatttaatagcAACTAAGGGTAATAAAAAACATTGAGGAGATTACTAGACGAGACggaaacaataaaaacaaataaaatttcagaatccaataaaacaaaaacttaatgaGCCATTCAATAGAAGTGTGAGCAATCTAGTTTTCAGAGTCTTGCATAACCCAACGATATATAGAGGATTACGTATACGAGTGTTCCTTGCCCGGCCGCGATTTGGATGGGAATTTGCCAATCTTAATTACGCTAATAAACGCAATGACTTGGGACATTTTTGCACTTGTCCGCGGCGAGGTGCGGCCGGGTGAGGTGAAATGGGTTGAATGAGGGAAAACCTTGGAACACGATCAGCGAACGGCTGTTCGTGTAATCAACCATTCAAAATGAGCAATGATAAATGCTACAAcgaatttgaaattatttcaATCCTTAACATTTGATTTTAATAATCTCCACTCATGTTCCGAGATGAATACCTcccagcaaaaaaaaaagagtcaaaGAGAGACCGAGGGAAATGGATATTAAGTGTTTGTGACACAAAACAAATCCCAAAGAGCGCAGGATGCTACTCAAGCTTCCTACAATATTTCGAAATATTCTTATTTAttggtttttttaaattttatttttttcttttggctCAAAAGATACTCTGAGTAATATTAGGAATGAGCATCGtaaaatctaaaattaaaCATTCCTCCAAAACGAAAGTGTTGAGAGAGAAAGTGATCTAATACCAGCTAAGTTCAATCAATCCGAAAATCTTTTCCAAAACCGAActaatttatacattttataaaatttattttaaagaacatgT
This window contains:
- the LOC6501387 gene encoding endochitinase, which translates into the protein MVHYLALLVLGVLSSWPGGVSAGDQPARIVCYFSNWAVYRPGVGRYGLEDVPTDLCTHIIYSFIGVNDKSWDVLVIDPELDVDQGGFSKFTQLKKTHPNVKLEVAVGGWAEGGSKYSQMVAVRERRQSFIRSVVQFMRQYSFDGFDLDWEYPGATDRGGTFGDKDKFLYFVQELRRAFDREGKGWEITMAVPVAKFRLQEGYHVPELCELLDAIHAMTYDLRGNWAGFADVHSPLYKRKHDQYAYERLNVNDGLALWEEMGCPANKLVVGIPFYGRTFTLSNSNKNYNMGTYINKEAGGGAPGPYTNASGFLAYYEICTEVMDKSKGWTLEWDDAGMVPFTYKDTQWVGYENEASVQIKMDFIKNRGYAGAMTWAIDMDDFHGLCGRKNGLMQILYDNMKSYRVPEPTRETTPRPEWAKPPATPPNPDEGPVAQAKPTTTTTRRPKPKPQPTSSSVSTTLAPVPSLGSSTPKPTTKKPKKPKKTTTTTTTTTTPAPEKTTEDPGEIVDPEQSVSTQFDPSEIDCTNRDFVPHPNCRKYFRCVHGKPVEFECKEGTAFHTVLNVCDWIENSDRYYCTRSKKKSEGNEAH